One Calderihabitans maritimus DNA segment encodes these proteins:
- the rplT gene encoding 50S ribosomal protein L20: MPRVKRGVTKRRRHKKILKLAKGYWGAKSKLFRPANEQVLKSLAYAYAHRKKRKGDFRKLWIARINAAARLNGLSYSRFINGLKQAGIEINRKMLAELAVHDHKAFSKLVEVAKEKLNA, translated from the coding sequence ATGCCGCGCGTTAAAAGGGGAGTTACAAAACGAAGACGTCATAAAAAAATTCTTAAATTGGCTAAAGGATACTGGGGAGCTAAATCGAAATTGTTCCGACCGGCTAACGAGCAAGTTTTAAAATCTTTGGCTTATGCTTATGCTCACCGCAAAAAGAGAAAAGGTGATTTTCGGAAACTGTGGATAGCTAGAATTAATGCTGCTGCAAGATTAAACGGTTTGTCTTACAGCCGCTTTATTAACGGCCTTAAACAAGCGGGAATAGAAATTAACCGAAAAATGTTGGCCGAATTGGCTGTGCACGACCATAAAGCTTTCTCCAAGTTAGTTGAAGTAGCCAAGGAAAAATTGAATGCCTAG